One stretch of Carnobacterium sp. 17-4 DNA includes these proteins:
- a CDS encoding PTS ascorbate transporter subunit IIC, which yields MWFIAENILKNPPVLLGIIAMIGLIIQRKTFSEVVKGTLTAAFGMVILTAGVNMLVGTIAPINAAVQSQLGVEVTEGLSDITFTAEYGGTVGLAMFVGLIIHLLIARFTPVKTIFLTGHMLWWFPFVFVAAGVEAGLSGLLLIVVAAVLSACYWSFMPWIMRKYVWDATGDESFLIGHPTGILSLISGFVAKRVGNKEKSTEDINVPENLSFFREISITGGLVLFLMNLVMGIIAPGLIPEDGSLILFSIEAGLNFGAGLLVMLYGVRLLINQIVPAFQGIAEKVVPGAKPAFDVPILFNYKPNAVIIGFIVAMITSTIVVIIADSFNIFGVLIVPLIITSFFECGGAAVIGEGQGGLRGAIIGTAVASIVMVVLVGLSAVVFSSTIQNWILIFGGNDLSLWGILGRGISELLGGF from the coding sequence ATGTGGTTTATTGCAGAGAACATATTAAAAAATCCACCGGTTTTGTTAGGAATTATTGCAATGATTGGTCTAATTATCCAAAGAAAAACATTTTCAGAAGTTGTTAAAGGCACTTTAACAGCAGCATTTGGTATGGTTATTCTTACTGCAGGAGTAAATATGCTGGTTGGAACTATTGCACCAATCAACGCTGCAGTACAATCACAACTAGGAGTTGAAGTGACAGAGGGATTATCTGATATAACCTTCACAGCTGAATATGGTGGAACTGTTGGTTTAGCAATGTTTGTTGGACTTATCATTCATCTGCTAATTGCGCGCTTTACGCCTGTAAAAACAATTTTCTTAACTGGACATATGCTTTGGTGGTTCCCATTCGTTTTTGTTGCAGCTGGAGTTGAAGCAGGACTGAGTGGGTTATTATTGATTGTTGTTGCGGCTGTATTGTCAGCTTGTTATTGGTCATTTATGCCATGGATTATGAGGAAATATGTCTGGGATGCTACAGGTGATGAATCATTCTTGATTGGACATCCAACGGGAATATTATCTCTAATATCTGGTTTTGTTGCTAAGCGAGTTGGCAATAAAGAGAAGTCAACAGAAGATATTAATGTACCTGAAAACTTGTCTTTCTTCAGAGAGATTTCTATTACGGGAGGTCTAGTCCTATTTTTGATGAATTTAGTAATGGGGATTATTGCACCAGGTCTAATACCTGAAGATGGTAGTCTAATATTATTTTCAATAGAAGCTGGATTAAATTTTGGAGCGGGACTACTAGTGATGTTATATGGTGTACGCTTATTAATTAATCAAATTGTACCTGCTTTTCAAGGAATTGCTGAGAAAGTCGTTCCTGGAGCTAAGCCAGCATTTGATGTCCCTATTTTATTTAACTACAAACCAAATGCTGTAATAATTGGATTTATCGTAGCGATGATTACCTCTACAATAGTGGTTATCATTGCAGATAGTTTTAATATTTTTGGAGTATTAATCGTTCCACTTATTATTACTAGCTTCTTTGAGTGTGGAGGAGCAGCAGTAATTGGGGAGGGACAAGGTGGTTTAAGAGGAGCTATTATAGGAACAGCGGTAGCTTCTATCGTAATGGTAGTTTTAGTAGGTCTTTCAGCAGTAGTTTTTAGCTCAACTATTCAAAACTGGATATTAATTTTTGGTGGTAATGATCTTTCCCTATGGGGAATATTAGGAAGAGGAATTAGTGAGTTATTAGGAGGATTTTAA
- a CDS encoding PTS sugar transporter subunit IIB, with protein MKILAVCGFGVGSSMVLKMTIDKVVKEMGIKATVENTDLSSAKAEAADVYFTSKELATELSNSVKNPVYPVKKYMDKEEVKSQMEKFLSEKEG; from the coding sequence ATGAAAATTTTAGCAGTTTGTGGTTTTGGAGTAGGTAGTTCTATGGTTTTAAAAATGACGATAGATAAAGTAGTTAAAGAGATGGGAATTAAGGCAACTGTAGAAAATACTGATTTATCATCTGCTAAAGCGGAGGCTGCAGATGTCTATTTTACTAGTAAAGAATTAGCAACAGAGTTAAGTAATTCAGTAAAAAATCCTGTTTATCCTGTAAAAAAATATATGGATAAAGAAGAAGTTAAAAGCCAAATGGAAAAATTCTTGTCAGAAAAGGAGGGCTAA
- a CDS encoding PTS sugar transporter subunit IIA yields the protein MKDLQELLSENHIKVIDYVENWKQAVEIASEPLIKENLISHIYVENMISSVQDNGPYMVLTDYFALMHAKPGEGVNQQSMSLLVTRNEIDLEGKPVKIFLILAAEDSQSHLKGLQDVIAIFMDKNKYQTILNGQKKDIIELFN from the coding sequence ATGAAAGACCTACAAGAATTATTATCTGAAAATCATATTAAGGTAATTGATTATGTGGAAAACTGGAAGCAAGCCGTAGAAATAGCAAGTGAGCCTTTAATAAAAGAAAATTTAATTTCTCATATTTATGTAGAAAACATGATTTCAAGTGTACAAGATAATGGACCATACATGGTTTTAACTGACTACTTTGCTTTAATGCATGCTAAACCTGGTGAAGGTGTTAATCAACAGAGTATGAGTTTACTTGTGACAAGAAATGAAATTGACTTAGAAGGAAAACCTGTAAAAATATTTTTGATACTCGCTGCAGAGGATAGCCAAAGTCATTTGAAAGGCTTACAAGATGTTATAGCGATTTTCATGGATAAAAACAAGTACCAAACAATTTTAAATGGACAAAAAAAAGATATTATTGAGTTATTTAATTAG
- a CDS encoding BglG family transcription antiterminator, translating to MNGNQYGDSKDRKLVILKRLLDKEHLSYQKLADEYWVSRSSIANDISYIKKIFAKEGVSLTFDNSGTYFKGNEVQTQRILKRITLNNINNLKRIKILIDIDLLLKINGVLRKEMESKNIEIPESYMQSIVVSTLLIVQRGKNGHKINFEGHNQLGKLFLEFNKYPMVYELLKRLEDLDIYVFSSKEVQYLTYLIVGSGLKFFLKNDTIPDSFREEIRNLIQRVSEGIQVDLTQDSRLEEDAIIHLYQLNLRVEAHTTIVNPLLNEIKQNYPALYGIVWFALNDFCKPYQIDISEDEVGFIAIHFQAAIERKKELSKIIFVCPNGIGTSSFVSAKIRRILPEIDSIETTSIAKLKHLDLSDVDFIISTVDIKESRKPVVRISPMVTTRDMKRIMNYYIDLIIDNEKYQFEKQDLPEKIKLLLSKNIFFGDFQSKKEALNFLIENKYFSSTNTKNKFINSIYEREEIQSTYLDNGFAIPHGNPKLVEETNISILVLDKPILWGNQKVDIIILLMIREEEVKEIEPVMKLVMQGIEDKSWFISKMLEVKK from the coding sequence ATGAATGGTAATCAATATGGTGACAGTAAAGATCGTAAGTTAGTTATTCTGAAACGCCTCCTTGACAAAGAACATCTAAGTTATCAAAAGTTAGCAGATGAGTATTGGGTTTCAAGGAGTAGTATAGCTAACGATATCTCTTATATTAAAAAAATATTTGCAAAAGAGGGGGTTAGTCTTACATTCGATAATTCTGGAACTTATTTTAAAGGTAACGAGGTGCAAACGCAACGAATTTTAAAACGGATTACTCTTAATAATATTAATAACTTGAAAAGAATCAAAATATTGATTGATATCGACCTACTGTTAAAAATTAATGGTGTTTTACGAAAAGAAATGGAAAGTAAAAATATTGAGATACCTGAAAGTTATATGCAAAGTATAGTAGTTTCAACTTTATTGATCGTTCAAAGAGGAAAAAATGGGCATAAAATCAACTTTGAAGGGCATAATCAACTTGGTAAACTATTTTTAGAATTCAATAAATATCCTATGGTATACGAATTGTTGAAGAGATTAGAAGATTTAGATATTTATGTTTTTTCTTCAAAAGAGGTTCAGTATCTAACCTATCTTATTGTTGGTAGTGGCTTAAAATTTTTCTTGAAAAATGACACAATCCCAGATTCTTTTAGAGAAGAAATAAGAAATCTAATTCAAAGAGTTAGTGAAGGAATACAAGTAGATTTAACACAGGATAGTAGGCTAGAAGAAGACGCAATTATTCATCTTTATCAATTAAATTTACGTGTAGAAGCCCATACTACTATCGTTAATCCTCTATTAAACGAGATTAAACAAAATTATCCAGCACTATACGGGATAGTTTGGTTTGCTCTTAATGACTTTTGTAAACCTTACCAAATTGATATTTCAGAAGATGAAGTCGGATTTATTGCTATTCATTTTCAAGCTGCAATAGAACGAAAAAAAGAATTAAGCAAAATTATTTTTGTTTGTCCAAATGGTATCGGGACTAGTTCGTTTGTTTCAGCAAAAATTCGAAGAATATTGCCCGAAATCGATAGTATTGAGACAACTTCAATAGCGAAATTAAAACATCTTGATTTATCTGATGTCGATTTTATCATTTCTACTGTTGATATTAAGGAATCTAGAAAGCCTGTTGTAAGAATTTCACCCATGGTTACAACGAGAGATATGAAGCGAATTATGAATTATTATATTGATTTAATTATTGATAATGAAAAATATCAATTTGAAAAGCAAGATCTACCCGAAAAAATAAAATTACTTCTCTCAAAAAATATATTCTTTGGTGATTTTCAATCAAAGAAGGAAGCCTTAAATTTTTTAATAGAAAATAAATATTTTTCAAGTACAAACACAAAAAATAAATTTATTAATTCTATATATGAACGTGAAGAAATTCAATCAACTTATTTGGATAATGGATTTGCAATTCCTCATGGGAATCCAAAATTAGTTGAGGAAACAAATATTTCTATATTAGTATTAGATAAACCTATACTTTGGGGAAATCAAAAAGTAGATATCATTATACTTTTAATGATAAGAGAAGAAGAAGTAAAAGAAATAGAACCAGTAATGAAACTAGTAATGCAAGGTATAGAAGATAAAAGCTGGTTTATTTCAAAAATGTTGGAGGTTAAAAAATGA
- a CDS encoding type II toxin-antitoxin system Phd/YefM family antitoxin, which yields MDIITTTNFRKDISNILDRVTTENKTVEITIKSKQGFNDGVVMIPKKEYQRMQEELYLGRTGTLRYVLNAMENSTDVDFEEV from the coding sequence ATGGACATTATTACAACGACAAACTTCAGAAAAGATATTTCTAATATATTGGACCGTGTTACTACTGAAAATAAAACAGTAGAAATTACTATAAAATCCAAACAAGGGTTTAATGATGGTGTTGTGATGATCCCTAAAAAAGAATACCAAAGAATGCAGGAAGAATTATACTTGGGAAGAACAGGAACACTTAGGTATGTACTAAACGCTATGGAGAACTCAACTGACGTTGATTTTGAGGAAGTTTAA
- a CDS encoding addiction module toxin YoeB — translation MTDTYWKILQHRDIKEKHIPLLERDGLKGDFNNIIKIPQKKPFEQVRLNEVFQLKNKKVQSMRINDKHRVIFTIAKATRTVTIWAAWSHNEENLFT, via the coding sequence ATGACCGATACCTATTGGAAGATCCTGCAACATAGAGATATTAAGGAAAAGCACATTCCATTACTTGAACGAGATGGTTTAAAAGGTGATTTCAATAATATAATAAAAATTCCACAAAAAAAACCATTTGAACAAGTAAGGCTAAACGAAGTATTTCAACTAAAAAATAAAAAAGTCCAATCCATGAGAATCAACGACAAACATAGGGTTATTTTCACGATAGCTAAGGCAACAAGAACCGTTACAATATGGGCTGCTTGGTCCCACAATGAAGAGAACCTATTCACCTAA
- a CDS encoding MerR family transcriptional regulator gives MKEVEEVEILEVYTPTELSEKLNINPSTLRKYSGMIDEQNGEPFFKRDNKNGRKYDKEAADILERVIFLKKSPDINLESSIDLVLNEYKQENQALGTQHDIAKKTPKTDEIKLLHNKIDFIGNQLQKLIEQNDQLIKDNQEMKLALEQPEEEPFSDSEPIEEKQTFFTRLFKKK, from the coding sequence ATGAAAGAAGTTGAAGAAGTCGAGATACTAGAGGTGTACACACCCACAGAACTTAGTGAGAAGTTAAATATTAATCCTTCTACTTTAAGAAAATATAGTGGAATGATTGACGAACAAAACGGTGAGCCTTTTTTCAAGAGAGACAATAAAAATGGACGGAAATATGATAAAGAAGCGGCTGATATACTAGAACGCGTAATTTTCTTGAAAAAATCACCTGATATTAATTTAGAATCCTCTATTGACCTAGTTTTAAATGAATACAAACAAGAAAATCAAGCGCTTGGGACGCAACATGATATAGCGAAAAAAACGCCTAAAACAGATGAAATAAAGCTGCTACATAACAAAATAGATTTCATTGGGAATCAACTTCAAAAATTGATTGAACAGAACGATCAATTAATAAAGGATAACCAAGAAATGAAACTTGCTTTGGAACAGCCAGAAGAAGAACCGTTTTCTGATTCAGAACCGATTGAAGAAAAACAAACTTTCTTTACGCGCTTATTTAAAAAGAAATAA
- a CDS encoding NUDIX hydrolase: protein MKRYHTAFGIYGILYRQGKLLVIKKTGGPYIYRFDLPGGSQEFGERLEDTLIREIKEETNLIVTDFHQLGVVNFIYPWSYKNTTMTNHIATFYEIDSFVGRNLEQVDQFSGQDSAGSVWLPLNELTEENSSLLVLKAKEYIQEGTFIDKGWILDKWKILDSPVY from the coding sequence ATGAAAAGATACCATACAGCATTTGGAATCTATGGAATACTTTATAGACAAGGTAAGCTTTTAGTCATAAAAAAAACTGGTGGTCCTTATATCTATAGATTTGATTTACCTGGAGGAAGCCAAGAATTCGGAGAAAGATTAGAAGACACTCTAATCAGAGAAATCAAAGAAGAAACTAATTTAATAGTCACCGACTTTCATCAGTTAGGTGTAGTTAATTTTATATATCCTTGGAGCTATAAAAATACAACTATGACTAATCATATAGCTACATTTTATGAGATTGATTCTTTTGTAGGGAGAAATTTGGAACAGGTTGATCAATTTTCAGGTCAGGACTCTGCAGGTTCCGTATGGTTACCTTTGAACGAACTAACTGAGGAGAATTCTTCTCTTTTAGTATTAAAAGCAAAAGAATATATCCAAGAAGGAACATTTATAGATAAAGGCTGGATTCTTGATAAGTGGAAAATATTAGATTCACCAGTATATTAA
- a CDS encoding GNAT family N-acetyltransferase yields MNEGRINIRKIEKNDFKYLKELLQDEQLMILGWGKIYPDNEVNLWIDKIREQYAKYGYSYFLIENKDTNEFIGIAGLIQTEIKNSNCTELAYIIKKTYQGKGFGSEVARKLILMAFNEFNLNKVVAQFVPSNIASKKVVETIGMTYKFTYTRIQNGSDKEHFVYEIKK; encoded by the coding sequence TTGAATGAAGGACGAATTAATATAAGGAAAATCGAGAAAAATGATTTCAAATACTTAAAAGAACTATTGCAAGATGAACAACTAATGATTCTTGGATGGGGAAAAATTTATCCAGATAATGAGGTTAACCTTTGGATAGATAAAATAAGAGAACAATATGCTAAATATGGATATAGTTATTTTCTCATTGAAAATAAAGACACCAATGAATTTATTGGAATAGCTGGATTAATTCAAACTGAAATTAAAAACAGTAACTGCACAGAACTTGCATATATCATAAAAAAAACCTATCAAGGTAAAGGCTTTGGATCTGAAGTTGCAAGGAAATTAATTCTAATGGCTTTTAATGAATTCAATTTAAATAAGGTTGTAGCACAATTTGTTCCTAGTAATATAGCTTCAAAAAAAGTTGTAGAAACCATAGGCATGACGTATAAATTTACTTATACACGAATTCAAAATGGTAGTGATAAAGAACATTTTGTATATGAAATTAAAAAATAA
- a CDS encoding tyrosine-type recombinase/integrase → MSYNVQPLRTQQEINDFLFCLRRNKNADRDVFLFLIGINSGLRMSDIVKLKKQDLISSKNPRIVEKKTGKTRILYLSSLQDLIQEYTKDLAADDYLFPSTKGGHLEVNTVYQMFQKVAQLLGRDDIGTHTLRKTFGYHYYKKTKDVATLMEIFGHSSEKITKRYIGINEDEISETLLNFRLGF, encoded by the coding sequence ATGAGTTACAACGTCCAACCATTACGGACTCAACAAGAAATAAACGACTTTTTATTCTGTTTGAGGCGCAATAAAAACGCGGATCGGGATGTTTTTCTATTTTTGATTGGCATTAATAGCGGTTTACGCATGTCGGATATCGTTAAATTAAAGAAACAAGACCTGATTTCCTCAAAAAATCCCCGTATTGTCGAAAAGAAAACGGGTAAGACTCGTATTTTGTATTTGAGTAGTCTGCAGGACTTGATCCAGGAGTACACGAAAGACCTGGCAGCAGATGATTATTTATTTCCAAGCACCAAGGGTGGTCATTTAGAAGTGAATACCGTTTACCAGATGTTTCAAAAGGTCGCTCAGCTGTTAGGAAGAGACGATATCGGCACGCACACGCTGCGTAAGACGTTCGGTTACCATTATTACAAAAAAACCAAAGACGTGGCCACACTGATGGAAATATTTGGACACAGCAGCGAGAAAATTACAAAACGCTATATCGGGATCAATGAAGATGAAATCAGCGAGACCTTATTAAATTTCAGATTAGGATTTTAA
- a CDS encoding TrkH family potassium uptake protein, whose protein sequence is MKKLILKGYLKQSTSRLNPSVTVVLSFFVLILVGTVLLKLPMATTETISWLNTLFTATSAVTVTGLIVVDTGTAFTLFGQTVIMFLMQIGGLGLMTAAVFIFFIFKRKISMQQRNLIKESLNQDSSGGIIRLVRYLLFFSFSIELVGFILLSIKWIPEFGFSKGAFYSLFHTVAAFNNAGFSLWSDNLSSYVGDPIVNLTITSMFILGGIGFTVLLDVWNKKKFKTLTLHSKVMIVGTLVINISAIISIFILEYSNPQTLGSLSFEDKMWSAYFQGLTPRTAGFNSIDITALTLPSMLLTVLLMFIGAGSASTGSGIKLSTFIILLLTTITFLKGGEEVSLFGRRLKNSAVLRALTLTLISFLLVFVAIFVLAVTENESFIAIVFEVVSAFGTVGLSTGLTTELSTIGRFVIMFVMFIGRIGPITIASILLTRKKTSLIRYPQEDIFVG, encoded by the coding sequence ATGAAGAAGCTTATTTTAAAAGGATATTTAAAACAATCTACTAGTCGTCTTAATCCTTCTGTGACAGTAGTGTTAAGTTTTTTTGTTCTTATTTTAGTTGGTACAGTATTATTGAAGTTGCCCATGGCGACTACAGAAACAATTTCATGGTTAAATACATTGTTTACCGCTACTTCTGCAGTAACAGTTACTGGATTAATTGTAGTTGATACTGGTACGGCTTTTACTTTATTCGGACAAACGGTTATTATGTTTCTCATGCAAATTGGTGGATTAGGTTTAATGACAGCCGCAGTTTTTATCTTTTTTATATTTAAACGAAAAATTAGCATGCAACAAAGGAATCTCATTAAAGAATCTTTAAATCAGGACTCTTCAGGAGGAATTATTCGATTGGTTCGTTATTTGCTTTTTTTCTCTTTCAGTATTGAACTAGTTGGATTTATTTTATTGTCCATCAAATGGATCCCAGAATTTGGATTTTCTAAGGGAGCTTTTTATAGTTTATTCCATACTGTTGCGGCTTTTAATAATGCTGGATTTTCTTTATGGTCTGATAATTTATCTAGCTATGTAGGAGATCCTATAGTTAATTTAACGATTACAAGCATGTTTATTTTAGGAGGAATAGGATTTACAGTTCTTTTAGATGTATGGAATAAGAAGAAATTTAAGACATTGACCTTACATTCAAAAGTAATGATTGTAGGTACACTAGTGATAAATATTAGTGCAATTATTTCAATTTTTATTTTAGAATATTCAAATCCTCAGACTTTAGGTAGTTTATCATTTGAAGATAAAATGTGGAGCGCTTATTTTCAAGGTTTAACTCCTAGAACAGCCGGCTTTAATTCTATTGATATTACGGCACTGACCTTACCTTCTATGCTTTTGACGGTTCTACTAATGTTCATTGGAGCAGGAAGTGCGTCAACTGGTAGTGGAATTAAGCTAAGCACTTTTATTATTTTACTTTTAACAACTATTACCTTCTTAAAAGGTGGAGAAGAAGTATCTTTATTCGGGCGAAGATTAAAAAATAGTGCTGTTTTAAGAGCTTTAACGCTAACATTAATAAGTTTTTTATTAGTGTTTGTAGCTATCTTTGTTTTAGCGGTGACTGAAAATGAATCTTTTATCGCTATTGTTTTTGAAGTTGTTTCAGCATTTGGCACAGTAGGGCTTTCAACTGGGTTAACTACTGAGCTATCAACTATAGGCCGATTTGTAATCATGTTTGTCATGTTCATCGGACGTATTGGTCCAATCACAATTGCCTCTATACTATTAACCAGAAAAAAAACTTCACTGATACGCTATCCTCAAGAAGATATTTTTGTAGGATGA
- a CDS encoding mechanosensitive ion channel family protein — protein sequence MEFIRNFSESYPLLVNIIWFFILFIILYFLRRFLLNRLYGRLKDSGHWYVSRKIARWITNFILFIIFMYIFGRNLTGFTTAIGLAGAGVTYALREVIVSIAGWIAILFVEFFETGDRVLLGGIKGDVVDIGVLRTTLMEIGEWVDGDQYTGRIVRVSNSYIFSSPVYNYNAYFKFLWDEIKIPLRFESDIKLAKTILLEVAEKHTGQYNKEAVIAWENMKRRYKLENASLENQVFLSFNDNWVEISLRYVVDYRERRNVKDKLFSEIIQRFDQEGNSLEIASETLEVISDRSKETKKNK from the coding sequence ATGGAATTTATTCGTAATTTTTCTGAATCGTATCCTTTATTAGTAAATATAATTTGGTTTTTTATTTTATTTATTATTCTTTACTTTTTACGCCGTTTTCTGTTAAATCGTTTGTATGGAAGATTAAAGGACTCAGGACATTGGTATGTTTCTCGAAAAATTGCCCGTTGGATAACTAATTTTATTTTATTTATTATATTTATGTATATATTTGGAAGAAACCTTACTGGATTTACAACAGCAATTGGTCTGGCTGGAGCTGGAGTCACTTATGCCTTGCGTGAAGTAATTGTTAGCATTGCAGGATGGATTGCAATTCTATTTGTTGAGTTTTTTGAAACAGGAGATCGTGTACTTCTTGGTGGAATTAAAGGCGATGTAGTAGATATCGGTGTATTAAGAACCACGTTGATGGAAATTGGAGAATGGGTAGATGGTGATCAATACACAGGTAGAATTGTTCGAGTTTCAAATAGTTATATTTTTAGCTCTCCTGTTTACAACTATAATGCTTATTTTAAATTTTTGTGGGATGAAATTAAAATTCCGTTACGTTTTGAAAGTGATATAAAGCTAGCTAAAACTATTTTATTAGAAGTCGCGGAAAAACATACTGGACAATATAATAAAGAAGCTGTTATAGCTTGGGAAAATATGAAAAGACGTTACAAATTAGAAAATGCTTCTTTGGAAAACCAAGTTTTTCTTTCTTTTAATGATAACTGGGTGGAGATAAGTCTTCGTTATGTGGTAGATTATAGAGAAAGGCGTAATGTAAAAGATAAACTTTTCTCGGAAATTATCCAACGATTCGATCAAGAAGGAAATAGCTTGGAAATAGCATCTGAAACGCTTGAAGTGATTTCAGATAGGAGTAAGGAAACGAAAAAAAATAAGTAA
- a CDS encoding DUF421 domain-containing protein has protein sequence MDFLFKDWTTIYRTLLVGTLAYLLLILVLRIFGKRILSKMSAFDFVVTVAFGSILATILTDSKLALADGITSLTLLVFLQFVLSKLIKRFNFIDKLVKSEPVLLYFKGNYDEQAMEKERILKEDLYQTARSSGFVSMDDISGIILETNGEFSVLSNSNFTIENSTLKNIKKDHFTNL, from the coding sequence ATGGATTTTTTATTTAAAGATTGGACAACCATTTATAGAACACTGCTCGTTGGAACACTAGCATATCTTTTATTAATTCTAGTTCTTCGCATTTTCGGAAAACGAATACTTTCAAAAATGAGTGCTTTTGACTTTGTCGTTACAGTTGCTTTTGGTTCTATTTTAGCAACTATTTTGACAGATAGTAAATTAGCATTGGCTGATGGGATAACCTCACTGACGTTGTTAGTATTCTTACAGTTTGTTCTTTCAAAATTAATAAAACGTTTCAATTTTATAGATAAGTTAGTTAAATCAGAACCTGTTCTATTGTACTTTAAAGGAAATTACGATGAACAAGCTATGGAAAAAGAGCGTATTTTAAAGGAGGATCTTTATCAAACAGCTCGTTCATCTGGATTTGTTTCAATGGACGATATTTCAGGAATTATTTTGGAAACGAATGGTGAGTTTTCAGTTCTTTCTAACAGTAACTTTACTATTGAAAATAGTACATTGAAGAATATAAAAAAAGATCATTTTACTAATTTATAG